The following are from one region of the Hydrogenophaga sp. BPS33 genome:
- a CDS encoding electron transfer flavoprotein subunit alpha/FixB family protein yields MTALVIAEHDNASIKGATLNTVTAAAQCGGDVHVLVAGHNAAEAAKAAAAIAGVAKVIHADAPGFEHGLAENVAAQVLALAANYSHILFPATASGKNVAPRVAAALDVGQVSDITKVISADTFERPIYAGNAIATVQATDEKKVITVRTTGFDPAAASGGSAAVETATAALGEGKSSFLGSEIAKNDRPELTAAKIIVSGGRALGSSEKFNEVMTPLADKLGAAIGASRAAVDAGYAPNDLQVGQTGKIVAPQLYIAAGISGAIQHLAGMKDSKVIVAINKDPEAPIFSVADYGLEADLFTAVPELVKAL; encoded by the coding sequence ATGACCGCACTCGTTATTGCTGAACACGACAACGCCTCGATCAAAGGCGCGACCCTCAACACCGTGACCGCCGCAGCCCAATGCGGTGGCGACGTGCACGTGCTCGTGGCCGGGCACAACGCGGCCGAAGCGGCCAAGGCGGCCGCGGCCATCGCTGGCGTGGCCAAGGTGATCCACGCCGATGCGCCGGGCTTCGAACACGGCCTGGCCGAGAACGTGGCCGCGCAGGTGCTGGCACTCGCGGCCAACTACAGCCACATCCTGTTCCCGGCCACGGCGAGTGGCAAGAACGTGGCCCCGCGCGTGGCCGCTGCGCTGGACGTGGGGCAGGTCAGCGACATCACCAAGGTCATCAGCGCCGACACCTTCGAGCGCCCGATCTACGCGGGCAACGCCATCGCCACGGTGCAGGCCACCGACGAGAAGAAGGTGATCACGGTGCGCACGACCGGCTTCGACCCGGCCGCGGCCAGCGGTGGCAGCGCGGCGGTGGAAACCGCCACGGCCGCACTGGGCGAAGGCAAGAGCTCCTTCTTGGGCAGCGAGATCGCGAAGAACGACCGCCCCGAACTCACCGCCGCGAAGATCATCGTCTCCGGTGGCCGTGCGCTGGGCAGCAGCGAGAAGTTCAACGAAGTGATGACGCCCTTGGCCGACAAGCTCGGTGCGGCCATCGGTGCCAGCCGCGCTGCGGTGGACGCGGGCTATGCGCCCAACGACTTGCAAGTGGGCCAGACCGGCAAGATCGTGGCGCCGCAGCTCTACATCGCCGCCGGCATCTCCGGTGCCATCCAGCATCTGGCGGGCATGAAGGACAGCAAGGTGATCGTGGCGATCAACAAGGACCCGGAGGCACCGATCTTCTCGGTGGCCGACTACGGCCTGGAGGCCGACCTGTTCACGGCCGTGCCGGAATTGGTCAAAGCGCTCTGA
- a CDS encoding FecR domain-containing protein — MIRVPPHRFSGLLALALLGVALPALAQSPDRIHTVQPGDNLYSLAQRYLDDPAQWRALQRHNQVADPRRLVLGSVLRIPAALLRAEPAPAEVLHVAGQARVRGQAAPLAVGARVDEGAHVDVGDDGFVTLRLADGSVVRLAAGTQVQLRELRHAPGSGQGQTELQLERGRVDATAKPQRAKGSRFEVRTPLAVGGVRGTTFGVAVGEGGAFIGDVREGAIQVRSLAAAQEQAMVQAGEGAHLANTPGSRFSVMPLLAAPDLSGLPDVLEDISIIELRWPQDAHASAWQVRIASGDVADGVVRNASFAQPLARFTALDDGDYLLAVRAVDGRGIPGQEAVRRVVVNARPQAPLLREPPSGARPSSPDVVLQCTQGDVQLRYRFQVARDAAFTDLVAQSADLGTCSHTVSVPVPGTYFWRVAAVDRDAKGARDQGPFSAPLSFQRVALPPVPAAPRLRSGDTSTLHIVWGASTGGPWRHQIQVARDAAFAQLVDERQLSEPVYTRAMPPAGTYHVRVRQIAADGLEGRWTDPQRFEVHRHIATTDAQPLTSSDGQPVQPGAR, encoded by the coding sequence GTGATCCGCGTCCCGCCTCACCGTTTCTCGGGCCTGCTGGCCCTGGCCCTTCTCGGCGTCGCCCTGCCGGCCCTGGCGCAATCGCCGGACCGCATCCATACCGTGCAACCGGGCGACAACCTCTACAGCCTCGCGCAACGCTATCTGGACGACCCCGCCCAATGGCGCGCGCTGCAGCGGCACAACCAGGTGGCCGACCCGCGCCGGCTGGTGCTGGGTAGCGTATTGCGCATCCCGGCCGCGCTGCTGCGCGCGGAGCCGGCGCCAGCCGAGGTGCTGCATGTGGCAGGACAGGCCCGCGTGCGCGGCCAGGCCGCACCGCTCGCGGTGGGCGCTCGGGTGGACGAAGGCGCGCACGTCGATGTGGGGGACGACGGCTTCGTGACCTTGCGCCTGGCCGATGGCTCGGTCGTGCGCCTGGCCGCAGGCACACAGGTTCAGCTTCGCGAGTTGCGCCACGCGCCCGGCTCGGGGCAGGGGCAGACCGAACTGCAACTCGAACGCGGCCGTGTCGATGCGACCGCCAAGCCGCAGCGCGCCAAGGGCAGCCGCTTTGAAGTGCGCACGCCATTGGCCGTCGGGGGGGTGCGCGGCACCACGTTTGGCGTGGCCGTGGGGGAAGGCGGTGCGTTCATCGGCGATGTGCGCGAAGGCGCCATCCAGGTCCGCTCGCTGGCAGCAGCACAGGAACAGGCGATGGTGCAGGCCGGTGAAGGCGCGCATCTGGCGAACACGCCGGGGTCGCGCTTCTCCGTCATGCCCTTGCTCGCGGCCCCCGACCTGTCCGGCCTGCCGGACGTGCTGGAAGACATCTCCATCATCGAGCTTCGCTGGCCGCAGGATGCCCACGCGAGCGCATGGCAGGTGCGCATCGCCAGCGGTGACGTGGCCGATGGCGTCGTGCGCAATGCGAGCTTCGCGCAACCCCTGGCCCGGTTCACCGCGCTGGACGATGGTGACTACCTGCTGGCCGTGCGCGCCGTGGACGGCCGGGGCATCCCGGGCCAGGAAGCCGTGCGCCGGGTCGTGGTCAATGCGCGCCCGCAAGCACCGCTGCTGCGCGAGCCGCCGTCCGGCGCCCGGCCAAGCTCGCCCGACGTGGTCTTGCAATGCACCCAGGGCGATGTGCAGCTGCGCTACCGTTTCCAGGTCGCGCGCGACGCGGCCTTCACCGATCTGGTCGCGCAGTCCGCCGACCTCGGCACGTGCAGCCACACGGTATCGGTCCCGGTGCCGGGCACCTACTTCTGGCGCGTGGCAGCGGTCGATCGCGATGCCAAAGGCGCACGTGACCAGGGTCCGTTCAGCGCGCCGCTGTCGTTCCAGCGGGTCGCCCTGCCCCCCGTGCCAGCCGCTCCCCGTCTGCGCAGTGGCGACACCTCCACCTTGCACATCGTCTGGGGCGCAAGCACTGGCGGCCCATGGCGGCACCAGATCCAGGTGGCGCGCGATGCCGCGTTCGCCCAGTTGGTGGACGAGCGCCAACTGAGCGAGCCGGTGTACACGCGGGCCATGCCGCCCGCGGGCACGTACCATGTGCGGGTGCGGCAGATCGCCGCCGATGGACTGGAAGGCCGATGGACCGATCCGCAGCGCTTCGAGGTACACCGCCACATCGCGACCACGGACGCCCAGCCGCTGACCTCATCCGATGGACAGCCCGTGCAACCGGGCGCTCGTTGA
- a CDS encoding response regulator transcription factor, with translation MRIAAVDDDPAQLDLLKAVVVSMGHDCHLFENANALMRVLPRETFDLFIVDWELPDIPGPDVIRAIRGMALAPVPILMMTNRSDERDIIEGLSSGADDYMVKSARVGELCARIMALLRRGGHTPPPSEIAWGPYRFQLQDRRVWLEEEEIVSLTTKEYDLALTMFRNLGRLLSRAHLIEGVWGMGADISSRSLDVYMSHVRSKLRLRADTGYKLVSVYNHGYRLEDLAQEASPTERRSP, from the coding sequence ATGCGCATTGCCGCCGTAGATGACGACCCCGCGCAACTGGATCTGCTCAAAGCTGTCGTCGTGTCCATGGGCCACGACTGCCATTTGTTCGAAAACGCGAACGCGCTGATGCGCGTGCTGCCGCGCGAAACGTTTGATCTGTTCATCGTGGACTGGGAACTGCCTGACATTCCCGGACCCGATGTGATCCGTGCCATCCGCGGCATGGCCCTGGCGCCCGTGCCGATCCTCATGATGACCAACCGCAGCGACGAGCGCGACATCATCGAAGGCCTGAGCAGCGGCGCCGACGACTACATGGTGAAGTCCGCCCGCGTCGGCGAACTGTGCGCGCGCATCATGGCCTTGTTGCGCCGGGGCGGCCACACGCCTCCCCCGTCGGAAATCGCCTGGGGTCCGTACCGCTTCCAGCTCCAGGACCGCCGCGTGTGGCTCGAGGAGGAGGAGATCGTCTCCCTTACGACCAAGGAATACGACCTCGCGCTCACGATGTTCCGCAACCTCGGACGCTTGCTGTCGCGCGCGCATCTGATCGAGGGCGTCTGGGGGATGGGCGCGGACATTTCCTCGCGCTCGCTCGATGTCTACATGTCGCATGTGCGCAGCAAGCTGCGCCTGCGCGCCGACACCGGCTACAAACTGGTGTCGGTCTACAACCACGGGTACCGCCTCGAAGACCTGGCACAGGAGGCCTCTCCCACGGAGCGGCGATCGCCATGA
- a CDS encoding TIGR02444 family protein: MATAEPAFLRSDEWRHVLALYGRPGVAQACLLLQDRLGVDVVVLLHLGYVERQRQCPLQASHVNAADAVVRDWREQVLRPLRRVARWPRTILGRRR, from the coding sequence ATGGCCACGGCAGAGCCGGCATTTCTGCGCAGCGATGAATGGCGCCACGTGCTGGCGCTCTACGGCCGCCCTGGCGTCGCACAGGCCTGCCTGCTGCTGCAGGACCGACTGGGCGTGGATGTCGTGGTGCTGCTGCATCTCGGGTATGTGGAGAGGCAGCGCCAATGCCCTTTGCAGGCAAGCCATGTCAACGCCGCCGATGCGGTGGTGCGGGATTGGCGCGAGCAGGTGCTGCGTCCGCTGCGGCGCGTCGCGCGATGGCCAAGGACGATCCTCGGACGCAGGCGCTGA
- a CDS encoding acyl-CoA dehydrogenase — protein sequence MSYTAPLKDMLFNIEHLARIDQVAQLPGFEEAGLETAQAVLEECARLNEGVIAPLNVDGDTNPSSFKDGVVTTTPGFRDAYQQYVDGGWQGLQHPTDFGGQGLPKTIGAACGEVINSANMSFALCPMLTDGAIEALMTAGSDELKATYLEKLVSGQWTGTMNLTEPQAGSDLAAVRSRAEPQPDGSYKVFGTKIFITYGEHDMAENIVHLVLARVSGAPEGVKGISLFVVPKFLVNKDGSVGARNDVHCVSIEHKMGIKASPTAVLQYGDGGGAVGYLVGQENRGLEYMFIMMNAARYAVGVQGIAIAERAYQKAVAYAKDRVQSRPVDGSLSAAAPIIHHPDVKRMLMTMRAFTEGCRAMASVAAAAYDASHHHADADVRKQNAAFYEFLVPLIKGYSTEMSLEVTSLGVQVHGGMGFIEETGAAQYYRDAKILTIYEGTTAIQANDLVGRKTARDGGTGAKAIAAQIEKTESELAQRSSANAKAVLKRLKAARLAFVDVVEFIAANTKSNPNAAFAGSVPYLMLAGNLVAGWQMARALMVAEDLSAKGQDKAFMDAKITTARFYADHILSRAPGVRDAIVDGAEAVTALAIESF from the coding sequence ATGAGCTACACCGCCCCCCTCAAAGACATGTTGTTCAACATCGAACACCTGGCCCGCATCGACCAGGTGGCGCAATTGCCTGGCTTCGAAGAGGCGGGTCTGGAAACCGCGCAAGCCGTTCTGGAGGAATGCGCCAGACTCAACGAAGGCGTGATCGCGCCGTTGAATGTGGACGGTGACACCAACCCTTCGTCTTTCAAGGATGGTGTGGTCACCACCACCCCGGGCTTCAGGGACGCGTACCAACAATATGTCGATGGTGGTTGGCAGGGCCTGCAGCACCCGACGGACTTCGGTGGCCAAGGTCTGCCCAAGACCATCGGCGCGGCCTGCGGCGAAGTGATCAACAGCGCCAACATGAGCTTTGCGCTGTGCCCCATGCTGACCGATGGCGCGATCGAAGCGCTGATGACGGCGGGCAGTGACGAGCTCAAGGCCACCTACCTGGAGAAGCTGGTGAGCGGCCAATGGACCGGCACCATGAACCTCACCGAGCCACAGGCTGGGTCCGATCTCGCGGCGGTGCGCAGCCGCGCCGAGCCGCAGCCCGATGGCAGCTACAAGGTGTTCGGCACCAAGATCTTCATCACCTACGGTGAGCACGACATGGCCGAGAACATCGTGCACCTGGTGCTCGCGCGCGTGAGCGGCGCGCCCGAAGGCGTGAAGGGCATCAGCCTGTTCGTGGTGCCGAAGTTCCTGGTGAACAAGGACGGCTCGGTCGGCGCGCGCAACGACGTGCATTGCGTGAGCATCGAACACAAGATGGGCATCAAGGCCAGTCCGACGGCGGTGCTGCAATACGGTGACGGTGGTGGCGCTGTGGGCTACCTCGTAGGCCAGGAAAACCGCGGCCTGGAGTACATGTTCATCATGATGAACGCGGCGCGTTACGCGGTAGGCGTGCAAGGCATCGCGATCGCCGAGCGCGCGTACCAGAAGGCCGTGGCATACGCGAAGGACCGCGTGCAAAGCCGCCCGGTCGACGGCTCGCTGAGCGCGGCCGCACCCATCATCCACCACCCCGATGTCAAGCGCATGCTGATGACGATGCGCGCCTTCACCGAAGGCTGCCGCGCCATGGCCAGCGTGGCCGCCGCCGCCTACGACGCTTCCCACCACCACGCCGATGCCGATGTGCGCAAACAGAACGCCGCGTTCTACGAATTCCTGGTGCCGCTGATCAAGGGCTACAGCACCGAGATGAGCCTGGAAGTCACCAGCCTGGGCGTGCAGGTGCACGGCGGCATGGGCTTCATCGAGGAGACGGGCGCGGCGCAGTACTACCGCGACGCCAAGATTCTCACCATCTACGAAGGCACGACCGCGATCCAGGCCAACGATCTGGTCGGGCGCAAGACCGCGCGCGACGGCGGCACCGGCGCCAAGGCGATCGCGGCGCAGATCGAGAAGACCGAAAGCGAACTGGCCCAGCGCAGCAGCGCCAACGCCAAGGCCGTGCTGAAGCGTCTGAAGGCCGCGCGCCTGGCCTTCGTGGACGTGGTCGAGTTCATCGCCGCGAACACCAAGTCCAATCCCAACGCGGCGTTCGCGGGCAGCGTGCCGTACCTGATGCTCGCCGGCAACCTTGTGGCGGGCTGGCAGATGGCGCGCGCGCTCATGGTGGCGGAAGACCTGTCCGCCAAGGGACAGGACAAGGCCTTCATGGACGCCAAGATCACCACCGCCCGTTTCTACGCCGACCACATCCTCAGCCGCGCGCCGGGTGTGCGCGACGCCATCGTGGACGGCGCCGAGGCGGTGACCGCACTGGCCATCGAATCGTTCTGA
- a CDS encoding NAD(P)H-dependent flavin oxidoreductase, whose amino-acid sequence MTAPARSLPPVLKNLKFPVIGSPMFIISTPALVIAQCKAGVVGSMPALNARPASQLDEWLAEITEALAAHDKAHPDNKAAPFAINQIVHKSNDRLEHDMQLCAKYKVPIVITSLGAREDVNQGVHSWGGIVLHDVINNLFAHKAIEKGADGLIPVAAGAGGHASVKSPFAMVQELRQWFGGPIALSGAIASGGAILAAQAMGADLAYIGSAFIATEEARAVEGYKEMIVASDSDEIVYSNFYTGVHGNYLKGSIKNAGMDPDNLPQSDPSKMNFSTGEGANAAKAWRDIWGCGQGIGAIQEVLPAADLIARFKREYAAAKARICAS is encoded by the coding sequence ATGACCGCACCCGCTCGCAGCCTGCCACCCGTTCTCAAGAACCTGAAGTTCCCGGTGATCGGCTCGCCGATGTTCATCATCAGCACGCCTGCGCTGGTGATCGCGCAGTGCAAGGCCGGTGTGGTGGGCTCGATGCCCGCACTCAACGCGCGTCCCGCATCGCAGCTCGACGAGTGGCTGGCCGAGATCACCGAGGCGCTCGCCGCGCACGACAAGGCGCACCCGGACAACAAGGCCGCGCCTTTTGCCATCAACCAGATCGTGCACAAGAGCAACGACCGCCTCGAGCACGACATGCAGCTGTGCGCCAAGTACAAGGTGCCGATCGTCATCACCAGCCTGGGCGCGCGCGAAGACGTGAACCAGGGCGTGCACAGCTGGGGCGGCATCGTGCTGCACGACGTGATCAACAACCTGTTCGCGCACAAGGCGATCGAGAAGGGGGCCGACGGCCTGATTCCCGTGGCCGCCGGCGCGGGAGGACACGCCAGCGTGAAGAGTCCGTTTGCGATGGTGCAGGAGCTGCGCCAATGGTTCGGCGGTCCGATCGCGCTCTCGGGAGCGATCGCCTCCGGCGGCGCGATCCTCGCTGCCCAGGCCATGGGCGCGGACCTGGCCTACATCGGTTCGGCCTTCATCGCCACCGAGGAAGCGCGCGCTGTGGAGGGCTACAAGGAAATGATCGTGGCCTCGGATTCCGACGAAATCGTCTACAGCAACTTCTACACCGGCGTGCACGGCAACTACCTCAAGGGCAGCATCAAGAACGCCGGCATGGATCCGGACAACCTGCCCCAGAGCGACCCGAGCAAGATGAACTTTTCCACCGGCGAAGGTGCCAACGCGGCCAAGGCCTGGCGCGACATCTGGGGCTGCGGCCAGGGCATTGGTGCGATTCAGGAGGTCTTGCCCGCCGCCGATCTGATCGCGCGCTTCAAACGCGAATACGCCGCGGCCAAGGCGCGAATCTGCGCCAGCTGA
- a CDS encoding UbiD family decarboxylase has translation MQGVTSLSAAIEEAQAHDDLLRITREADPYLEVAAIARTTDAGPVVVFDRLRGHEGQRIVTNVFSDRKRIARWCGVEAVDLPRRIAHAALNPIPSRITDQAASQQNVITSGIDLFKTLPLAQQTKDDAGCVITGGLALVRDPDTGAFNGSYHRMRVLGPNLTCITIQAGRHLLEIARKLRARGERHIPISVNIGASPAVLLACSGSTQQTLTPLGYDELGMGGALQGQAVEVAPCKTQEGAWSLAEAEYVLEGYIDTDRLTSEEDSGKDGEKGMMPEAGGYMGRAWRVWEFNVTAITHRHNPVYWFPLAVNAETTNLMALPAEASVFDACQRISPRVFDTCHVLQGMRGCLGVVIRINRKSFRDEGLQNNLAFGALSAHSDLGWVIAVDHDIDLTNADDVMWAVITRSDMREGLMLSPRAKVSGMLAEGDAAGTGRKVYIDATAPFTKSDRYQRGVFENVAIEDWIGAEAAAQLRARQPDYVSSLLARRY, from the coding sequence ATGCAAGGTGTGACCAGCCTCTCGGCTGCGATTGAAGAAGCCCAGGCCCACGACGATCTGCTGCGCATCACGCGCGAGGCCGATCCCTACCTCGAAGTGGCTGCCATTGCGCGCACCACCGATGCGGGCCCGGTGGTGGTGTTCGACAGATTGCGCGGCCATGAAGGCCAACGCATCGTCACCAACGTGTTCTCTGACCGCAAGCGCATTGCGCGCTGGTGCGGTGTCGAGGCGGTGGATCTGCCGCGCCGCATCGCACACGCCGCGCTGAACCCGATTCCCTCGCGCATCACGGACCAAGCCGCGAGCCAGCAGAACGTGATCACAAGCGGCATCGACCTGTTCAAAACCTTGCCCCTGGCGCAGCAGACCAAGGACGACGCGGGCTGCGTCATCACCGGCGGCCTGGCCCTGGTGCGCGACCCCGACACCGGCGCCTTCAACGGCTCCTACCACCGCATGCGCGTGCTGGGCCCGAACCTCACCTGCATCACGATTCAGGCGGGCCGCCATTTGTTGGAGATCGCGCGCAAGTTGCGCGCGCGTGGCGAGCGGCACATTCCCATCAGCGTGAACATCGGCGCCAGTCCGGCGGTGCTGTTGGCCTGCTCTGGCAGCACCCAACAGACCTTGACGCCCCTGGGCTACGACGAACTCGGCATGGGCGGCGCCCTGCAAGGGCAGGCGGTGGAAGTAGCGCCTTGCAAGACCCAAGAAGGAGCCTGGAGCCTGGCCGAAGCCGAGTACGTGCTGGAGGGCTACATCGACACCGACCGGCTGACCTCCGAAGAAGACTCGGGCAAGGACGGCGAGAAAGGCATGATGCCCGAGGCCGGGGGCTACATGGGGCGGGCCTGGCGCGTGTGGGAATTCAACGTGACCGCCATCACCCACCGGCACAACCCGGTGTACTGGTTCCCGTTGGCGGTGAACGCCGAGACCACCAACCTGATGGCGCTGCCGGCCGAAGCCTCGGTGTTCGACGCGTGCCAGCGCATCAGCCCGCGCGTGTTCGACACCTGCCACGTGTTGCAGGGCATGCGCGGTTGCCTGGGCGTGGTGATCCGCATCAACCGCAAGAGCTTTCGCGACGAGGGCCTGCAGAACAACCTGGCTTTCGGCGCGCTCTCGGCCCACTCCGATCTGGGCTGGGTGATCGCGGTGGACCACGACATCGATCTGACCAACGCCGACGACGTGATGTGGGCCGTGATCACCCGCTCCGACATGCGCGAGGGCCTCATGCTCTCGCCGCGCGCCAAGGTCAGCGGCATGCTGGCCGAGGGCGATGCCGCCGGCACCGGGCGCAAGGTCTACATCGACGCCACCGCGCCCTTCACCAAATCGGACCGCTACCAGCGTGGCGTGTTCGAGAACGTGGCGATCGAAGACTGGATCGGCGCCGAGGCCGCCGCCCAACTGCGCGCGCGCCAGCCCGACTACGTCTCGTCGCTGCTCGCGCGCCGCTACTGA
- a CDS encoding electron transfer flavoprotein subunit beta/FixA family protein, with protein MKVIVPVKRVVDYNVKVRVKSDGSGVDIANVKMSMNPFDEIAVEEAVRLKEKGVVTEVIAVSCGVAQCQETLRTAMAIGADRAILVETTEELQPLAVAKLLKALVDKEQPQLIILGKQAIDDDCNQTGQMLAALAGLPQATFASKVEVADGKANVTREVDGGLETLAITLPAVITTDLRLNEPRYVTLPNIMKAKKKQLDIVKPEDLGVDVKPRIKTLTVSEPPKRGAGIKVPDVATLVNKLKTEAKVI; from the coding sequence ATGAAGGTCATCGTCCCCGTCAAGCGCGTGGTGGATTACAACGTCAAGGTGCGCGTGAAGAGCGACGGCAGCGGTGTGGACATCGCCAACGTCAAGATGAGCATGAACCCGTTCGACGAGATTGCGGTCGAAGAGGCGGTGCGTCTGAAGGAGAAGGGCGTGGTGACCGAGGTGATCGCCGTTTCCTGCGGCGTGGCGCAATGCCAGGAAACGCTGCGCACGGCGATGGCCATTGGTGCGGACCGCGCGATCCTGGTGGAGACCACCGAAGAACTGCAACCGCTGGCCGTGGCCAAGCTCTTGAAGGCCTTGGTCGACAAAGAACAACCGCAACTCATCATCCTGGGCAAGCAAGCCATTGATGACGACTGCAACCAGACGGGGCAGATGCTGGCGGCGCTGGCCGGTCTGCCGCAAGCCACGTTTGCGTCCAAGGTCGAAGTGGCCGACGGCAAGGCCAACGTGACGCGCGAAGTCGACGGCGGGCTGGAGACGCTGGCGATCACGCTGCCGGCGGTCATCACCACCGACCTGCGGTTGAACGAGCCACGTTACGTGACGCTGCCCAACATCATGAAGGCGAAGAAGAAGCAGCTGGACATTGTGAAACCCGAAGACCTGGGCGTGGATGTGAAGCCGCGCATCAAGACCTTGACGGTGAGCGAGCCGCCCAAGCGCGGTGCGGGCATCAAGGTGCCCGATGTGGCCACCCTGGTGAACAAGTTGAAGACCGAAGCCAAAGTGATCTGA